The following are encoded in a window of Sphaerisporangium siamense genomic DNA:
- a CDS encoding branched-chain amino acid ABC transporter permease, which produces MAQLIWNGLFVGSFYALVALGYSMVYGIMKLLNFAHGDLYMLGAFTGFAVLGAVGGVSPGMALPVLLGVMVVTMAVTGLSGVVLERVAYRPLRGAPRLSLLITAVGASFALEYGMRTAAGADPQVYPVRLGGTSLEVLGARVTVQQVALIVVAVALMIGLNLLVTRTREGRAMRAIALDPRTSALMGINVNAVISRTFFLGSALAGAAGVMAGAYYGKIDFLMGFLIGLKAFTSAVIGGIGNIPGTMLGGLVLGLLESFGTYWLGGEWRDVFAFGVLILFLTVRPTGLLGERVTERV; this is translated from the coding sequence ATGGCACAACTGATCTGGAACGGGCTGTTCGTCGGCTCGTTCTACGCGCTGGTGGCGCTGGGCTACAGCATGGTCTACGGGATCATGAAGCTCCTGAACTTCGCCCACGGCGACCTGTACATGCTGGGCGCCTTCACCGGCTTCGCGGTGCTCGGCGCGGTGGGCGGCGTCTCCCCGGGCATGGCGCTGCCCGTGCTGCTCGGCGTCATGGTGGTCACGATGGCCGTCACCGGCCTGTCCGGCGTCGTGCTGGAACGCGTGGCCTACCGTCCCCTGCGGGGCGCGCCGCGGCTGTCCCTGCTGATCACGGCGGTGGGAGCCTCGTTCGCGCTGGAGTACGGCATGCGCACCGCCGCGGGCGCCGACCCGCAGGTCTACCCGGTGCGGCTCGGCGGCACCTCCCTGGAGGTGCTGGGCGCCCGGGTCACCGTCCAGCAGGTCGCGCTGATCGTCGTGGCGGTCGCGCTCATGATCGGGCTGAACCTGCTGGTGACCCGCACCCGCGAGGGCCGCGCCATGCGGGCCATCGCCCTGGACCCGCGCACCAGCGCGCTGATGGGCATCAACGTCAACGCGGTGATCTCGCGCACGTTCTTCCTCGGCTCCGCGCTGGCGGGCGCGGCCGGCGTCATGGCCGGGGCCTACTACGGCAAGATCGACTTCCTGATGGGCTTCCTCATCGGGCTGAAGGCGTTCACCTCCGCCGTCATCGGCGGGATCGGCAACATCCCCGGCACCATGCTCGGCGGCCTGGTGCTCGGCCTGCTGGAGTCCTTCGGCACCTACTGGCTGGGCGGCGAGTGGCGCGACGTGTTCGCCTTCGGCGTGCTGATCCTGTTCCTGACCGTGCGGCCCACCGGCCTGCTCGGCGAGCGCGTCACGGAGCGCGTATGA
- a CDS encoding aldehyde dehydrogenase family protein, whose product MDVVVSRSPQNPADVVASAPAAGGPGVTEAVRRARAAQARWAGSGAAGRAAALTRAAEAVAANAGELAALVVREAGKPVTEARGEVARSEAILRYYAQQVFDPVGAVHEPSGAGLAFTRRRPRGVAGLITPWNFPLAIPLWKAAPALAFGNAVVLKPSPHALGCALRLAELLALPEDLFQVTPGGADEGAALVEACDVVSFTGSAAVGRAVSVAAAGAGVPAQAEMGGQNASIVLPDADLEAVAAQVAAAAFGYAGQKCTATRRVIAVDGGAEVREALVAAIAKLGVGDPSDPGTAVGPLIDEAARDRAVAAARGGRVLAGGTALDREGWFAAPTLVDDVPGGHVLAREEVFGPVCLVQDAASVDEAVALANGVRYGLVSAVYTRDLDRALEVSARLDTGLVKVNAPTTGVDFYLPFGGEKDSSHGPREQGKAAQDFYTSIRTVAIAPAGG is encoded by the coding sequence ATGGACGTTGTGGTGAGCCGCTCGCCGCAGAACCCCGCCGACGTGGTGGCGAGCGCCCCCGCGGCCGGCGGGCCGGGCGTCACGGAGGCGGTGCGGCGGGCGCGGGCGGCGCAGGCGCGGTGGGCCGGGTCCGGCGCCGCCGGGCGGGCCGCCGCGCTGACCCGCGCCGCCGAGGCCGTCGCCGCGAACGCGGGCGAGTTGGCCGCGCTGGTGGTGCGGGAGGCCGGCAAGCCGGTGACCGAGGCGCGGGGCGAGGTGGCCAGGTCGGAGGCGATCCTGCGCTACTACGCCCAGCAGGTGTTCGACCCGGTGGGCGCGGTGCACGAGCCGTCCGGCGCCGGGCTGGCCTTCACGCGCAGACGGCCGCGGGGCGTGGCGGGGCTGATCACCCCCTGGAACTTCCCGCTGGCCATCCCGCTGTGGAAGGCCGCCCCCGCGCTGGCCTTCGGCAACGCGGTCGTGCTCAAGCCGTCCCCGCACGCGCTGGGCTGCGCGCTGCGGCTGGCCGAGCTGCTGGCCCTGCCCGAGGACCTGTTCCAGGTGACGCCCGGCGGGGCCGATGAGGGCGCGGCGCTGGTGGAGGCGTGCGACGTCGTCTCCTTCACCGGCTCGGCCGCCGTGGGCCGCGCGGTGAGCGTGGCGGCGGCGGGCGCGGGCGTCCCCGCGCAGGCCGAGATGGGCGGGCAGAACGCGAGCATCGTCCTGCCCGACGCCGACCTGGAGGCCGTGGCCGCGCAGGTCGCCGCCGCCGCGTTCGGGTACGCCGGGCAGAAGTGCACGGCGACCCGGCGGGTGATCGCGGTGGACGGCGGCGCGGAGGTCCGCGAGGCGCTGGTGGCCGCGATCGCCAAGCTCGGGGTGGGCGACCCGTCCGACCCGGGCACCGCGGTCGGGCCGCTGATCGACGAGGCCGCCCGCGACCGCGCCGTCGCGGCGGCGCGGGGCGGCCGGGTGCTCGCCGGGGGGACCGCCCTGGACCGCGAGGGCTGGTTCGCCGCCCCCACGCTGGTCGACGACGTGCCCGGCGGGCACGTCCTGGCCCGCGAGGAGGTGTTCGGGCCGGTCTGCCTGGTGCAGGACGCCGCGTCCGTGGACGAGGCCGTGGCACTGGCGAACGGAGTGCGCTACGGCCTGGTCTCGGCCGTCTACACCCGCGACCTGGACCGCGCGCTGGAGGTCTCCGCGCGCCTGGACACCGGCCTGGTGAAGGTCAACGCGCCGACCACCGGCGTGGACTTCTACCTGCCGTTCGGCGGTGAGAAGGACTCCAGCCACGGCCCGCGCGAACAGGGCAAGGCGGCGCAGGACTTCTACACCTCGATCCGGACGGTCGCGATCGCCCCGGCCGGGGGCTGA
- a CDS encoding GntR family transcriptional regulator produces MSEEGRLHLPVMSGRQSLREQVAQALRDALVAAEMRPGVVYSAPVLAAQFGVSATPVREAMLDLAKEGLVEAVRNKGFRVTELSERDLDELTEIRALLEVPTVARLADASRAEEFERLRPVAAEIVAAAEAGDLLTYVNADLRFHVELLSLAGNAHLVEIARDLRYRARLYGLKGMSERGTLVHSAREHLDVLDALVRGDAEVARRVMEHHIRHVRGIWADRPE; encoded by the coding sequence GTGAGCGAGGAGGGCAGGCTTCACCTGCCCGTCATGAGCGGGCGCCAGAGCCTGCGCGAGCAGGTCGCGCAGGCCTTGCGGGACGCCCTGGTGGCCGCCGAGATGCGGCCGGGCGTGGTCTACTCGGCCCCCGTGCTGGCCGCGCAGTTCGGCGTGTCGGCCACGCCGGTGCGTGAGGCCATGCTCGACCTGGCCAAAGAGGGGCTGGTCGAGGCCGTGCGCAACAAGGGGTTCCGGGTCACCGAGCTGTCCGAGCGCGACCTGGACGAGCTCACCGAGATCCGCGCGCTGCTGGAGGTCCCCACGGTGGCCCGGCTGGCCGACGCCTCGCGCGCCGAGGAGTTCGAGCGGCTGCGGCCCGTGGCCGCCGAGATCGTCGCGGCCGCCGAGGCCGGCGACCTGCTCACCTACGTCAACGCCGACCTGCGCTTCCACGTCGAGCTGCTCAGCCTCGCGGGCAACGCGCACCTGGTCGAGATCGCCCGCGACCTGCGCTACCGCGCGCGGCTGTACGGCCTGAAGGGCATGTCCGAGCGGGGCACCCTCGTCCACTCCGCGCGCGAGCACCTCGACGTCCTGGACGCCCTGGTGCGCGGCGACGCCGAGGTGGCCCGACGGGTGATGGAGCACCACATCCGGCACGTCCGCGGCATCTGGGCCGACCGTCCCGAGTAG
- a CDS encoding branched-chain amino acid ABC transporter permease: MTAPAKAPGARRPRHGTPLGRAVTRLFDDKWAGAAGLAVAVLAPFVIATPYALSVMTSAAIFVMLASGLNIVVGFCGLLDLGYVAFYAVGAYTSGVLATRLDLPLWATVPVVVVVTALAGVVIGAPTLRLRSDYLAIVTLGFGEIIRITANNLEITGGPSGIYGIPGLTSSPVVFYYITVAVVALAVAGASRLGRSRLGRAWRFVREDEDAAEAMGVHTYRVKLAAYIAGAVWGGLAGVLFAAQVSAISPGSFTFLSSALVLMAVVLGGMGSSPGVVIGAVVISVLPEVLRDFADYRFFLFGVLLIVVMLLRPQGLWPHRSREAGS, encoded by the coding sequence ATGACCGCCCCCGCCAAGGCGCCCGGCGCGCGCCGGCCGCGGCACGGCACCCCGCTCGGCCGCGCGGTCACCCGGCTGTTCGACGACAAGTGGGCCGGCGCGGCCGGGCTCGCCGTCGCGGTGCTGGCCCCGTTCGTGATCGCCACCCCCTACGCGCTGTCGGTCATGACCAGCGCGGCGATCTTCGTGATGCTGGCCTCCGGCCTCAACATCGTCGTCGGCTTCTGCGGCCTGCTCGACCTCGGGTACGTCGCCTTCTACGCCGTCGGCGCCTACACCAGCGGCGTGCTCGCCACCCGGCTGGACCTGCCGCTCTGGGCGACCGTGCCCGTCGTCGTCGTGGTGACCGCCCTGGCGGGCGTGGTGATCGGCGCGCCCACGCTGCGGCTGCGCAGCGACTACCTGGCCATCGTGACCCTCGGCTTCGGCGAGATCATCCGCATCACCGCCAACAACCTGGAGATCACCGGAGGCCCCTCGGGCATCTACGGCATCCCCGGCCTGACGAGCAGCCCGGTGGTCTTCTACTACATCACCGTGGCCGTCGTCGCCCTCGCCGTGGCGGGGGCGTCCCGCCTCGGCCGCTCCCGGCTCGGCCGGGCCTGGCGGTTCGTGCGCGAGGACGAGGACGCCGCCGAGGCCATGGGCGTGCACACCTACCGCGTCAAGCTCGCCGCCTACATCGCCGGGGCCGTCTGGGGCGGCCTCGCCGGGGTGCTGTTCGCCGCGCAGGTCTCGGCGATCTCGCCGGGCAGCTTCACGTTCCTGTCGTCGGCGCTCGTGCTGATGGCGGTCGTGCTCGGCGGCATGGGCTCCTCGCCCGGCGTGGTGATCGGCGCCGTCGTCATCAGCGTGCTGCCCGAGGTGCTGCGGGACTTCGCCGACTACCGGTTCTTCCTGTTCGGCGTGCTGCTCATCGTCGTCATGCTGCTACGGCCCCAGGGGCTGTGGCCGCACCGCTCCAGGGAGGCGGGCTCATGA
- a CDS encoding branched-chain amino acid ABC transporter substrate-binding protein, which yields MGRSRISVLGTLLAAVTLLTAGCGQGILGDQSSAGGGGNEGPITLGMLIPQSGSEAAIGPYMQNAAQLAVDEINAKGGVLGRKLQLKVADDACDAQTAVSGANKLVTEGVKVSVGGYCSGATLPTLPVFGKANIPMIIPAANSQELVDQHLKHVFLINGTGTQQATAAMAWMTKQGAKSVALVHDNTSYSKDIAVRTQNLLDEAGGAETAILEAVTPKESDYSANIHNILAKKPDFVYWTGYFQEGGLITRQLRQAGYTGKIMVGDGSVSEKLADIAGGEAAEGVYATMTQTPDTLQGAEGWIDAYKKKFGAAPGPYSNQAYDGVRLAAEALTKAGSTDSAKVIAALEAIDGFQMFSGPLKFTPDHTLATGGFQILVVKDGKFALQDALK from the coding sequence ATGGGCAGATCGCGCATATCGGTGCTCGGCACGCTGCTTGCGGCCGTCACCCTCCTGACCGCCGGCTGCGGCCAGGGCATCCTCGGCGACCAGTCCTCCGCCGGAGGAGGCGGGAACGAGGGCCCCATCACCCTCGGCATGCTGATCCCGCAGTCCGGCAGCGAGGCCGCCATCGGCCCGTACATGCAGAACGCCGCGCAGCTCGCGGTGGACGAGATCAACGCCAAGGGCGGCGTGCTCGGGCGCAAGCTCCAGCTCAAGGTCGCCGACGACGCCTGCGACGCCCAGACGGCGGTGTCCGGCGCGAACAAGCTGGTCACCGAGGGCGTCAAGGTGTCGGTGGGCGGCTACTGCTCCGGCGCCACGCTTCCCACCCTGCCGGTCTTCGGCAAGGCGAACATCCCCATGATCATTCCGGCGGCCAACTCCCAGGAACTCGTCGATCAGCACCTCAAGCACGTCTTCCTGATCAACGGCACCGGCACGCAGCAGGCGACCGCGGCCATGGCCTGGATGACCAAGCAGGGCGCCAAGAGCGTCGCGCTGGTGCACGACAACACCAGTTACTCCAAGGACATCGCCGTCCGCACGCAGAACCTGCTCGACGAGGCGGGCGGCGCGGAGACCGCGATCCTGGAGGCCGTGACCCCCAAGGAGAGCGACTACAGCGCGAACATCCACAACATCCTGGCCAAGAAGCCGGACTTCGTCTACTGGACCGGCTACTTCCAGGAGGGCGGCCTGATCACCCGCCAGCTCAGGCAGGCCGGTTACACCGGGAAGATCATGGTCGGCGACGGGTCGGTGTCGGAGAAGCTCGCCGACATCGCGGGCGGCGAGGCCGCCGAGGGCGTGTACGCGACCATGACCCAGACGCCGGACACGCTGCAGGGCGCCGAGGGCTGGATCGACGCCTACAAGAAGAAGTTCGGCGCCGCGCCGGGCCCGTACTCCAACCAGGCCTACGACGGCGTCCGGCTGGCCGCGGAGGCGCTCACCAAGGCCGGGTCCACCGACAGCGCCAAGGTCATCGCGGCGCTGGAGGCCATCGACGGGTTCCAGATGTTCTCCGGCCCGCTCAAGTTCACCCCCGACCACACCCTGGCCACCGGCGGCTTCCAGATCCTCGTCGTCAAGGACGGCAAGTTCGCCTTGCAGGACGCGCTCAAGTGA
- a CDS encoding proline racemase family protein — MRTKRIFHVVDSHTEGMPTRVVTGGVGVIPGATMAERREHFMAHMDHIRKLLMFEPHGHAAMSGAILQPPTRPDADVGVVYIEVSGCLPMCGHGTIGVATVLVETGMVEVTEPVTTVRLDTPAGLVVASVRVEDGAAAAVTITNVPSFSAGLGRTVKVPGFGEVTYDLAYGGNFYAILPIESVGLPFDRASGRDILDAGLAIAAAINEADEPAHPLDPGIRGVHHVQFVAPGSDARLSRHAMAIYPGWFDRSPCGTGTSARMAQLHARGELAVGEDFVNESFIGTRFTGRLLEEIEVAGLPAVVPAITGRAWVTGTAQHFLDPSDPFPEGFQL; from the coding sequence ATGCGGACCAAGAGGATCTTCCACGTGGTCGACTCCCACACCGAGGGCATGCCCACGCGGGTGGTCACCGGGGGAGTCGGGGTGATTCCGGGCGCGACCATGGCCGAGCGCCGCGAACATTTCATGGCCCACATGGACCACATCCGCAAGCTCCTGATGTTCGAGCCGCACGGCCACGCGGCGATGAGCGGCGCGATCCTGCAGCCGCCCACGCGCCCGGACGCCGACGTCGGGGTGGTCTACATCGAGGTGTCCGGCTGCCTGCCGATGTGCGGCCACGGCACGATCGGCGTGGCGACGGTCCTGGTGGAGACCGGGATGGTCGAGGTCACCGAGCCGGTCACCACCGTGCGCCTGGACACCCCGGCCGGGCTGGTCGTGGCGTCGGTGCGGGTGGAGGACGGCGCGGCGGCCGCGGTGACGATCACCAACGTGCCGTCCTTCAGCGCCGGGCTCGGCCGCACGGTCAAGGTGCCCGGCTTCGGCGAGGTGACCTACGACCTGGCCTACGGAGGGAACTTCTACGCGATCCTGCCGATCGAGTCGGTCGGGCTGCCGTTCGACCGGGCCAGCGGCAGGGACATCCTGGACGCGGGCCTGGCGATCGCGGCGGCGATCAACGAGGCGGACGAGCCGGCGCACCCGCTGGACCCGGGCATCCGGGGCGTCCACCACGTGCAGTTCGTCGCCCCGGGGTCGGACGCGCGGCTGTCGCGGCACGCGATGGCCATCTACCCCGGCTGGTTCGACCGTTCGCCGTGCGGGACGGGCACCTCCGCCCGCATGGCCCAGTTGCACGCGCGGGGCGAGCTGGCGGTGGGGGAGGACTTCGTCAACGAGTCCTTCATCGGCACCCGCTTCACCGGTCGCCTGCTGGAGGAGATCGAGGTGGCCGGGCTGCCCGCCGTGGTGCCCGCGATCACCGGGCGCGCGTGGGTCACGGGCACCGCGCAGCACTTCCTCGACCCGTCGGACCCGTTCCCCGAGGGCTTCCAGTTGTGA
- a CDS encoding beta-class carbonic anhydrase yields MSVTDDLLANARRYAEHFDKGHLPLPPAKGVAVLACMDARLNVYGLLGLSEGDAHVIRNAGGVVTADERRSLAISQRLLGTREIILIHHTDCGMLTFTDDGFKHTIESELGIKPDWPAEAFADLDEDVAQSINRIKADPFIPIKDSVRGFVYEVETGRLREVKA; encoded by the coding sequence ATGAGCGTCACCGACGATCTTCTCGCCAACGCCCGGCGCTACGCGGAGCACTTCGACAAGGGACACCTCCCGCTGCCGCCGGCCAAGGGCGTCGCCGTGCTCGCCTGCATGGACGCCCGGCTCAACGTCTACGGCCTGCTCGGCCTGTCCGAGGGCGACGCCCACGTGATCCGCAACGCCGGCGGAGTGGTCACCGCCGACGAGCGCCGCAGCCTCGCCATCAGCCAGCGCCTGCTCGGCACCCGCGAGATCATCCTCATCCACCACACCGACTGCGGCATGCTGACGTTCACCGACGACGGCTTCAAGCACACCATCGAGTCCGAGCTCGGCATCAAGCCCGACTGGCCCGCCGAGGCGTTCGCCGACCTCGACGAGGACGTCGCGCAGTCCATCAACCGCATCAAGGCCGACCCGTTCATCCCGATCAAGGATTCGGTGCGCGGCTTCGTGTACGAGGTCGAGACCGGGCGCCTGCGCGAGGTCAAGGCCTGA
- a CDS encoding ABC transporter ATP-binding protein, with translation MTLLAVRDLRLSFGGLLAIDGLTFSVGRAEIVSVIGPNGAGKTSAFNCVTGFYRPTAGRITLAGKDVTGMRPSKIARLGVARTFQNLRLFGEMSVLDNVRAGAHLWLRQSVADALLHTPRYRRTERECTEQAHHWLDFVGLRGDRFGRARALPYGEQRRVEIARALARKPELLLLDEPAAGLNHGEKAEMLDLIRRIRGLGVATVLIEHDMGLVMEVSERVVVLNFGREIADGRPEDVRRDPAVIEAYLGRDDDDDDEDDDEDDGGRAADVRDAAAAPRDRDEHRGGRDGRA, from the coding sequence ATGACCCTGCTCGCGGTCCGCGACCTGCGGCTGTCCTTCGGCGGCCTGCTCGCCATCGACGGCTTGACCTTCTCCGTCGGGCGCGCCGAGATCGTCTCGGTGATCGGGCCCAACGGCGCGGGCAAGACCTCGGCCTTCAACTGCGTCACCGGCTTCTACCGGCCCACCGCCGGGCGGATCACCCTGGCCGGCAAGGACGTCACCGGCATGCGCCCCTCCAAGATCGCACGGCTCGGCGTGGCCCGCACGTTCCAGAACCTGCGCCTGTTCGGCGAGATGTCGGTGCTGGACAACGTCCGCGCGGGCGCCCACCTGTGGCTGCGGCAGAGCGTCGCCGACGCCCTGCTGCACACCCCGCGCTACCGGCGCACCGAACGCGAGTGCACCGAGCAGGCCCACCACTGGCTGGACTTCGTCGGCCTGCGCGGCGACCGCTTCGGCCGGGCCCGCGCCCTGCCGTACGGCGAGCAGCGGCGGGTCGAGATCGCCCGCGCGCTGGCCCGCAAGCCCGAGCTGCTGCTGCTCGACGAGCCCGCGGCCGGGCTCAACCACGGCGAGAAGGCCGAGATGCTCGACCTGATCCGCAGGATCCGCGGCCTCGGCGTCGCGACCGTGCTCATCGAGCACGACATGGGGCTGGTCATGGAGGTGTCCGAGCGCGTGGTCGTGCTCAACTTCGGCCGCGAGATCGCCGACGGCCGCCCCGAGGACGTCCGCCGCGACCCCGCCGTCATCGAGGCGTACCTGGGCAGGGACGACGATGACGACGACGAGGACGACGACGAGGACGACGGCGGGCGCGCGGCGGACGTCCGGGACGCCGCGGCGGCGCCGCGGGACCGCGACGAGCACCGGGGAGGACGCGATGGCCGCGCTTGA
- a CDS encoding proline racemase family protein has protein sequence MSAAPPEIRTVDYHTGGEPFRIVTAGAPEIPGATVLERRTAAAAPEIDRVRRLLCHEPRGHADMYGCFLVPPDDAGAHLGVLFWHKDGYSTACGHGTIALGVHAVETGLVAAGPDGDTDVVVDVPSGRVTARVRSAGGVIESVTFRNVPSRVVARDVPVTVPHRGGAVEARVDVAYGGAIYASVPAGAFGLAVEPGHLTELIALGRAVKAALAGHPAARHPSDDRLSGIYGVIFHEDVAPGHQRNVTVFADGEVDRSPCGSGTAARLALLYADGFTGELTHESIVGSVFTGRVAETRGDAVIPEITGMAYRTGAHAFTLDPRDPVGAGFTLR, from the coding sequence ATGAGCGCCGCGCCGCCGGAGATCCGCACCGTGGACTACCACACCGGCGGCGAGCCGTTCCGTATCGTCACGGCGGGCGCGCCCGAGATCCCCGGGGCCACGGTCCTGGAGCGCAGGACCGCCGCCGCCGCGCCGGAGATCGACCGGGTGCGGCGGCTGCTGTGCCACGAGCCGCGCGGGCACGCCGACATGTACGGCTGCTTCCTGGTGCCCCCGGACGACGCGGGCGCGCACCTCGGCGTGCTGTTCTGGCACAAGGACGGCTACTCCACCGCCTGCGGCCACGGCACGATCGCCCTCGGCGTCCACGCCGTGGAGACCGGCCTGGTGGCGGCCGGCCCCGACGGCGACACCGACGTCGTCGTGGACGTGCCCTCCGGCCGGGTCACGGCCCGGGTGCGCAGCGCGGGCGGCGTCATCGAGTCGGTGACGTTCAGGAACGTGCCCTCCCGCGTGGTGGCGAGGGACGTGCCGGTCACCGTCCCGCACCGCGGCGGCGCCGTCGAGGCCCGGGTGGACGTCGCCTACGGCGGGGCGATCTACGCCTCGGTGCCCGCGGGCGCGTTCGGGCTGGCCGTCGAGCCCGGGCACCTCACCGAGCTGATCGCGCTCGGCCGCGCGGTCAAGGCCGCGCTGGCCGGCCACCCGGCAGCCCGGCATCCCTCCGACGACCGGCTGTCGGGGATCTACGGCGTCATCTTCCACGAGGACGTCGCCCCCGGCCACCAGCGCAACGTCACGGTGTTCGCCGACGGCGAGGTGGACCGCTCGCCGTGCGGGTCGGGCACCGCCGCCCGGCTGGCCCTGCTCTACGCCGACGGGTTCACCGGCGAGCTGACCCACGAGAGCATCGTCGGCAGCGTCTTCACCGGGCGGGTCGCCGAGACGCGCGGCGACGCCGTGATCCCCGAGATCACCGGCATGGCCTACCGCACCGGCGCCCACGCCTTCACCCTGGACCCCCGCGACCCCGTCGGCGCCGGGTTCACGCTCCGATGA
- a CDS encoding ABC transporter ATP-binding protein, with product MAALEVDALDVHYGGVHALRGMSLTVGEGEIVALLGNNGAGKTTTLSAVSGLVRPSGGRVIFDGADLTRARPEAVVRAGLVHVPEGRRVFGTLSVHENLLIGGYLVRDKAETRRRVERVYGLLPRLAERRGQQGGTLSGGEQQMLAIGRALVSGPRLLLLDEPSMGLAPLVVASVMELVREINREGVSVLLVEQNAKAALRIAHRGYVIENGACVLGGPARELRGDPRVVEAYLGGVR from the coding sequence ATGGCCGCGCTTGAGGTGGACGCGCTCGACGTCCACTACGGCGGCGTGCACGCCCTGCGCGGCATGTCCCTGACCGTCGGGGAGGGCGAGATCGTCGCGCTGCTCGGCAACAACGGCGCGGGCAAGACCACCACCCTGTCGGCGGTCTCCGGCCTGGTGCGCCCGAGCGGCGGGCGCGTGATCTTCGACGGCGCCGACCTCACCCGGGCCAGGCCCGAGGCCGTCGTCCGGGCCGGCCTGGTGCACGTCCCCGAGGGCCGCCGCGTCTTCGGCACGCTCAGCGTGCACGAGAACCTCCTGATCGGCGGGTACCTCGTCCGGGACAAGGCCGAGACGCGCCGGCGCGTCGAACGGGTCTACGGCCTGCTGCCGCGCCTGGCCGAACGCCGCGGCCAGCAGGGCGGCACGCTGTCGGGCGGCGAGCAGCAGATGCTCGCCATCGGCCGTGCCCTGGTCTCCGGCCCGCGTCTGCTCCTGCTGGACGAGCCGTCCATGGGCCTCGCGCCGCTCGTCGTCGCCTCGGTCATGGAGCTGGTCCGCGAGATCAACCGGGAAGGGGTCTCGGTGCTGCTGGTGGAGCAGAACGCCAAGGCCGCGCTGAGGATCGCCCACCGCGGGTACGTCATCGAGAACGGGGCCTGCGTGCTCGGCGGCCCGGCGCGGGAGCTGCGCGGCGACCCCCGGGTCGTCGAGGCCTACCTGGGAGGGGTCCGATGA
- a CDS encoding ornithine cyclodeaminase family protein: MTAAAVIGGEAVRALVSMEAAVTALADALRGGLDPDADPPRPVVEVPAGQLLLMPAAHGRHAGVKIAGVAPANPARGLPRVQGVYLLLDGVTLATLAVIDGAALTALRTPAVSALAVRRLARPDARTLTVFGTGPQAWGHVEALRAVRPVERVTVVGRDRARAEALAARCAAAGLRAVAVPAAGRAEVERAVAAADLIACCTSAREPLFPGALVAPGATVVAVGSHEPEAREVDGTLVARATVAVETRAVALAEAGDLILPLREGVIGADHLVADLRELERGNLRPGPGPRLFKSVGMAWEDLVVAAAVHDAWRGGSGGDAKMASGPERSGP; this comes from the coding sequence ATGACGGCCGCCGCCGTCATCGGCGGGGAGGCCGTGCGCGCCCTGGTCTCGATGGAGGCCGCCGTGACGGCGCTGGCGGACGCGCTGCGCGGCGGCCTCGACCCGGACGCGGACCCGCCCCGCCCGGTCGTGGAGGTGCCCGCCGGGCAGCTCCTGCTCATGCCCGCCGCCCACGGCCGCCACGCGGGCGTCAAGATCGCCGGCGTCGCCCCGGCCAACCCCGCGCGCGGGCTGCCGCGCGTCCAGGGCGTCTACCTGCTGCTGGACGGCGTGACGCTGGCGACGCTCGCCGTGATCGACGGGGCCGCGCTCACGGCGCTGCGCACCCCCGCCGTCTCGGCCCTGGCCGTGCGCCGCCTGGCCCGGCCGGACGCGCGCACGCTCACCGTCTTCGGCACCGGGCCGCAGGCGTGGGGACACGTCGAGGCGCTGCGCGCGGTGCGCCCGGTGGAGCGGGTCACCGTCGTGGGCCGCGACCGGGCCCGCGCCGAGGCCCTGGCGGCCCGCTGCGCCGCCGCGGGACTGCGCGCGGTGGCCGTGCCCGCCGCCGGACGCGCGGAGGTGGAGCGCGCCGTGGCCGCGGCGGACCTGATCGCCTGCTGCACGAGCGCCAGGGAGCCGCTGTTCCCGGGCGCGCTGGTCGCTCCCGGCGCCACGGTCGTCGCCGTCGGCTCCCACGAGCCCGAGGCGCGCGAGGTGGACGGCACGCTGGTCGCCCGCGCCACCGTCGCGGTCGAGACGCGGGCCGTCGCGCTGGCCGAGGCCGGAGACCTGATCCTGCCCCTCCGCGAGGGGGTGATCGGCGCGGATCACCTGGTCGCGGACCTGCGTGAGCTGGAACGCGGCAACCTGCGGCCGGGACCGGGCCCCCGGCTGTTCAAGAGTGTCGGGATGGCCTGGGAGGATCTGGTGGTGGCCGCCGCGGTGCACGACGCGTGGCGGGGCGGATCTGGAGGGGATGCGAAGATGGCGAGCGGGCCTGAGCGGAGCGGGCCGTGA